The genomic interval TCGTTTGCTGGGTCGGGCTGACCATCTGATGCTGGTTTTTGCCGTAACCCCCGATCAATCCGGGATCGGTCGGGCCAAAAATCGTAATATTAGGACGATCCAGCGCCGCGGTTAAATGGCTTAATCCGGTATCAACGGAAACAACAGCATTTGCCCCCGCCAGCTGTGCAGCAACCTGCGCCAGCGTGAGTTTCGGCAATACCTCGACGTGCGAAAAGCCTGCTGCCAGACGCTCTGCTCGCTGCCGCTCATGTTCAGCGCCCCAGGGCAGTTTAATATGGATGCCGGTGGGTTGCATTAGTTCAATCAGGCTTCGCCAGTGCGTTTCCGGCCAATGTTTATCGTCGCGCGTTGTGGCATGCAGGAAGACAAGATAAGGCTGAACACAGGGATCTGTATTGCGCAAAAAGTGCTGCGCAATGGCGTAGTCGCCCTGGGTTTCCGGTTTCGCATAGCCCAGGCTTTTTGCAAACAGCTCCCGTGTACGTTCGACAGCGTGCTGCTGCTTTGCTATGTGGTGGCGACGGTTATAGAACAGGCTTGCCAGCGGTTCGCGGGCGGTTTGCCAGTCCAAACCGTGCTTTACGCCGTGTGCCAGGCGCGTCACCAGCGCGGCGCTTTTAACCAGACCCTGGGCGTCGATGATTGCATCGTAGCGCTGAGCCTGCACCGCCTCGCGAAAGGCTTTGCGCTCGGCTTTAATCGGCGCGGAGAACCAGGCTTTACGCCAGCGGCGGATTGCCACCGGGATCACGCGGTCAACCGCTTCATGCCAGGTGGGGATCTGCGCGAAGCCTTCTTCCACCACCCAGTCAAAACGAATGCCGGGAATGGCCCGCATGGCGTCCGTCAATGACGGCAGCGTATGCAGAACATCGCCCATTGAAGAGGTTTTAACGATCAGTACCCGCATTCGTTATCCTTCTTCGCTCAACAGCAGTTCGTTAAGCTCTTCGAGAACGCGCTCTGGCGTAATGTCGATCAGACTCTGATGATAGCCTTCTGCCGCATCGCCTTTACGGACCTTGTGATAGCCGGTGATCAAACGAATCACGCGCGCTTTATGGGACAGCGGCGGCGTGAAGTCCGGGCTGCTTGGGCCGTACAGCGCAACCAGCGGGCGGTTCAGCGCGGCGGCGACGTGCATCAGGCCCGAATCGTTACTCACCACAGCCTTACAGGCGGCAATCAGAATAACCGCCTGTTCAAGCTGCGTTTCTCCCGCCAGGTTGCGGCACCAGGCCTGCTGTTCGTTGCTCAGCGTGGCGAGTATTTCGTTGCCCGCTTCGTGGTCTTTCGCCGAACCGAACAGCACAACCTGATAGCCTTCGTCGATCAGCTGTTTTGCCAGCTCGGCGTAGTGATAGTGCGGCCAGCGCTTTGCCGGGCCGAACTCTGCGCCAGGGCAGAAGCCGATCATCGGACGTTCCGCTGAAAGGCCAAACGCGTTACAGGTCTGCGATTTCTCGCCGTCATGCACCTGCAGCTGCGGCCAGAGTAGCGGCTGCGGCAGGTCTTTCGCGCTGCGCATTACGCCTTTGTCATAGGCCAGCGCCACATAGCGCTCCACCATCAGCGGCCAGGCCTCTTTATCCAGCACCCGCGCGTCGTTCAGCAGGCCGTAGCGCATTTCACCGCGCCAGCCGGTGCGATGTGGAATGCCCGCAAAAAAGGGCACCAGGGCGGATTTAAAGGAGTTTGGCAGGACATACGCGCGATCGTAGCGCTTCTCGCGCAGGCTATGACCGAGCTTGCGGCGTTCGCCAATTTCCAGCGCTCCGTGGCCGAGCGGCATCGGGATAGCCTCATTCACTTCCGGCATACGCGACAACAGCGGACGGCACCACGCGGGTGCCATCACGTCAATTATCGCCTGGGGATAACGCGCCTTGAGCGTGCGATAGAGACTTTGCGACATCATCATGTCGCCCACCCATGACGGGCCGATCACCAGAATCTTCATACTTACGCGTCGCGGTTCAGCCAGGCCATATATTCCGTTACGCCTTCCGCAACGGTCTTGAACGGCTTATCGTAGCCTGCGGCGCGCAGGTTGGTCAGGTCAGCCTGGGTGAACGCCTGGTAACGGCCTTTCAGCTTGTCAGGGAACGGGATGTACTCGATGCTGCCTTTTTTGTGATACGCCAGCGTTGCGTCAGCCACTGCCTGGAAGGATTCCGCACGCCCAGTACCGAGGTTGAAGATGCCGGATACGCCGTTTTCCAGGAACCACAGGTTTACTGCGGCAACGTCGCCCACGTAAACGAAGTCGCGCTTAAAGCCGTCGCTGCCTTCGAACAGTTTCGGGCTTTCGCCGTTATTCAGCTGGGTATTCAGGTGGAACGCCACGCTAGCCATGCTGC from Enterobacter sp. JBIWA008 carries:
- the rfaC gene encoding lipopolysaccharide heptosyltransferase RfaC codes for the protein MRVLIVKTSSMGDVLHTLPSLTDAMRAIPGIRFDWVVEEGFAQIPTWHEAVDRVIPVAIRRWRKAWFSAPIKAERKAFREAVQAQRYDAIIDAQGLVKSAALVTRLAHGVKHGLDWQTAREPLASLFYNRRHHIAKQQHAVERTRELFAKSLGYAKPETQGDYAIAQHFLRNTDPCVQPYLVFLHATTRDDKHWPETHWRSLIELMQPTGIHIKLPWGAEHERQRAERLAAGFSHVEVLPKLTLAQVAAQLAGANAVVSVDTGLSHLTAALDRPNITIFGPTDPGLIGGYGKNQHQMVSPTQQTKDISADAIFSFLQCSRWLSNRDI
- the rfaF gene encoding ADP-heptose--LPS heptosyltransferase RfaF codes for the protein MKILVIGPSWVGDMMMSQSLYRTLKARYPQAIIDVMAPAWCRPLLSRMPEVNEAIPMPLGHGALEIGERRKLGHSLREKRYDRAYVLPNSFKSALVPFFAGIPHRTGWRGEMRYGLLNDARVLDKEAWPLMVERYVALAYDKGVMRSAKDLPQPLLWPQLQVHDGEKSQTCNAFGLSAERPMIGFCPGAEFGPAKRWPHYHYAELAKQLIDEGYQVVLFGSAKDHEAGNEILATLSNEQQAWCRNLAGETQLEQAVILIAACKAVVSNDSGLMHVAAALNRPLVALYGPSSPDFTPPLSHKARVIRLITGYHKVRKGDAAEGYHQSLIDITPERVLEELNELLLSEEG